CGCGCAGCAGGGTGTCGCGGACGAAGATCAGCGACCGGCGGGTGCCGAGCTGGTGAACGAGGTTCTCCGGGAACCAGCTGACACCGATCACACACCGCGCCAGCAGCTCATTGGACGGGCTGTCGATCCGGATCGCGCCGGACTTGATGCCCTCGCCCAACAGCGTTCTGATCTGGCGTACTCGCTTGGCGAACAGCCAGCCGGGATTCGGCGTGTCCGGCGGGGATTGCCGCATCCAGGCCAGCTGAATGCGGAACTCGTCGCCGAACCGGTCGAGGGCATTGGTGTGCACCCAGGAGATCGCGTCGAGCTTCTCGACCGGGGAGGAGTCGGATCGCAGCACGTTGGTCCAGCCCAGCGCGATCTTCTCCCCGAAGGACTGCATGATCGACGCCAGCAGTTGGTCCTTCGAGCCGATCAGCCGGTAGACGGTGCCGGTGCCCAGCCCCGCAGCAGCCGCGATGTCGCGGATGGTGGTGACCTCGTACCCTTTGCGCCCGAACTCCGCCCGGGCCACCGCCCGCACGTAGGCGGCCTTGTCCCCGGGATCGGCCGCGCTGTCGTCGGTCCAGGACCGCACCGCCTCGTCGGCCGCCCGGAAGGCCGCGGAGCGGTCCAACTCCTCGTCGGCCGGGGGAGCCGAGGCCAGGCCCTCCAACAGGATCCGGCACAGCAGGGTCGCGGCCTTGTCGGCGCCTGCGGTGTGGCGGATCACGTCGAGCCCGACCTGCAGCATGGTCTGCACGATGCGGTCGGCCAGCACCGGCAGGTCGACGTCCGCGCGCAGGTATCCGCTCCAGCGGGCGGCGCGCAGGGTCTGCACCATCGCCTCGAGGATCGCGGTGGGCCGGCGCTGGGCCAGCTCGGCCAGTTCGGGATTGGAGGTCGGCGCCTCGTAGAAGCTCATCTGCAGCGCCGCCCGGTGGGTCACGGCGCACTGGCCGATCGCCGAACCGAGGTCGACGATGCGGTCGAACGCCGACTGCGACGTCGGTTCGTCGAGTCGGTCCAGGGCCTGCGCGGCGATGCGGTCCAGATCCTCGTGGTAGAGGCGCAGCAACTCGATGAGGATCGCCTCTTTGGATTCGAAGTGGTGATACAGGCTGCCCGGCAGAATCCCTGCGGCGTCGGCGATCTCCTGCAGCGAGGTGCGCAGCCCCGAGGTGGCGATCAACAGCGCGGCCGTCTGCAGGATCTCGGTCCGCCGCGTGCCGTCGTCGAATGCGCGGCCGGCCTGCTTCGGCGTCACGGGACGACGCCCCACAACACCTCCACTGCTCTTGCCCTCGTCGCCGGCCCCGGCGGGCCGACCGGATCTGCGCTGAACGCTACCAGAGGCAGGCTTCCGCGCCGCGCCCGCCGGCGCGGCGAAACCGCCGGTAGACGCGCTGCGCGAGAACTCGGTCACGAGCCCCGGGCCAACCTTCGGCGATCCGGCGGACGGGCGTGCGCGGACGGTGGCTGGGCCGCACCGTCACGGAGCGCGTCCGCCGGCGTGGCGACCGCGTGGGATGGTGCCGGTGCGTCGCCGTCCCGCCGCGCCGACCGGGTGCAGGGGAGAAGCCGGTCGATGTGCATTACCTGCGACGATAATTCGGAACAGATGTTTGGTCAATTGAGAAAGGGCAGATGCCGCCGTTGACGCGAGTCCCGGCGCGCCTCTACGGTAGAACAAAAGTTAGGTCGGCCTTGCAAGGCGGCATGCCGCCCCAGGGGTCGGGGCCGGCGATGCCGGGGCGCGGACGGCGGACGTCGGGCCGGCACGGTGAGGGGTGATCGATGACCGAGCAGCTCGACGAGAGTGTCAAGGAGGCGCAGGCCCGGTTCGACGCGGGGATGGGGGCGGTCGGTGATGCCTCGCCGTACCCGCTGCTCAAGGAGTTGCGTGCCAAGGCGCCGGTGCGCCCGGGCTGGCCCGAGATGGGGATCTGGGAGAATCCCGACGACGGGCCCCGGATGTTCACCGCGTACTCCTTCGACGCGGTCAAGGCCGTCTTCACCGACAACAAGACGTTCAGCACCCGCTGCTACGAGGCGATCGTGCGGCCGCTGCAGGGCCCCACGATCCTGGAGATGCAGGAACCCGAACACCAGGTCTACCGCCGGCTGCACGAGTACGCGTTCGCGCGGTCGTCGATGAGCCGATGGGAAGCCGAGCTGGTCCGCCCGTTAGTGCAGCGCACGGTGCGGCGGCTGCGCGAGGCCAAGAGCGCCGACCTGGTCGAGCAGGTGTTCATGCCGATCCCGGTGCGAGTAATCGCCGCCCTGCTCGGGCTGCCGGAATCCGACATCTCCGAATTCCACCGGCTGGCGATCGATCTGCTGGGTTTTCACGCCGACATGGACACCGCGATGGCCGCGTCGGCCAAGCTGAAGGAGTACTTCCGGACAATCGTCGACGACCGGCGGCGCAACCCCCGCGACGACATGGTCAGCCGGCTCGCACACGCGGAGATCGACGGGGTACGGATGACGGACGAGCAGGTCATCGGGTTCATGCGCAATCTGCTGCCCGCCGGTGCCGAGACCACGGCGCGGTCCACCGCCAGCCTGGCGTTCGGTCTGCTGACCCACACGGATCAGCTGGCGGCGGTGATCGCCGACCGCGAGCTGCTGCCACAGGCCATCGAGGAGGGCATCCGCTGGGAGACACCGCTGTTGAACTTCATGCGGGAGACCACCCGTGACATCGAGTTCTACGGCCACCACATTCCCGCGGGCTCGACCGTATCGGTCAACCTGGGCAGCGCCAACCATGACGAAACCCGGTGGAACGACCCGGACCGGTTCGACATCTTCCGGGAGCGTAAGCCGCATATCGGCTTCGGTCACGGCGCGCACGTCTGTCTCGGCATGCACCTGGCGCGGATGGAGAGCACCGTCATCTTCAACACGCTGTTCGATGAACTGCCGGGCCTGCGCCTGGATTCCGACGCGCCGGCACCCTGCATCGCGGGCATGTACTTCCGCTCACCGCCGCACCTGAAGGTGGTGTGGGACTGACGGATCAGGTGCCGTTCCGGCCACCGAGGTCGTCGACCACGACCGACGCTCCGCACCTTGCCGGTTCGAGGGCGCGCATCCGGCCCGGACCGCCCCCGGCGCCGGTGGCAGGGGCGATCTGCCGGCGAATCGATCACCCGTTTTCCCGGTGATTGACGGGGGCCGCGCCGAACTCTACGGTGGAACAGATATTTGGTCAACGAGGTGGGTGACGTGCACAACGCGACGGCCGGCGATCGCGACGACGGTCCGCATCCGCTGGTGCTGTTGGCTTCGGCGCTGGCCGGCCGCGAAGTCGCGATCGTCGCGGGCCCGCCCGGGGAACCGGCCTGGACCGACGGTTCTCGTATCTACCTGGACGCGGCACAGGACGCCACCGCCCAACTCGCGGCGGTGGCGGTACAGGCCTCGCTGTTGGCGGCCGGGAGCCTGGAGCCGCCGATCGTACGGCAGTTGCTGCGCCGTCCCGGTCTGGCACGTCGTTACCTGTCCCTGGAGGGTAGGCGGGCGCTGCGCGCCAACGACGACCTCCTGCCGTGGTCGGTGCGGCCGCTGGCCGACGCGGACACACCGGCGGAGTTGTCGGATCTGCTCGCCCGGCTGGACTCGCCGGCCGATGCGCTGGACGCAGCGGTCTCGCGCGCGATTCCCGATCCGCCGGCGAGCTTCGGCGCCATCCGGGCGCGACAGCTGCTGAGCAGGCACGCCGCTGCCGCGGGTGCCGACGCGCGGCAGGTCCACACACCGCGGCGGGAGGCGCGAAAGGAACTCGAGGAGCTCGACGACGCCGCCGGGGGCGAGGACGTTCCGGACCCGTTCACCAGTCCGGTCGGCGGCGGTGGGTTCGCCGGTAAATGGTTGCAGCGCATGATGACCCGAATCCGCCGACTCGGCGACGGGGGGACACCGGGGGCCGACACCCCGACGCATCGAACCCGCCGGGGAACGCGCGGTGCGGGCGCGGTGACCTCGGTGACCAGCGGACCGGCCGGGATCGCCGACGACCGGGAGTCGGCCGGCCGTGGCCGCAAGTACCCGGAGTGGGACGCACACCGGAGCCGCTACCGCCCCGACTGGTGCACGGTGCACGAGATCGAACCACCGGCCGACGACGCGAAGCCGTTGCCCCGGCCGGACGTGCACTCCCTGCGCCGGCCACTGACCCGGCTGGGAATCGGGCTGGACCGGTGCCACCGGCAGACCCAGGGCGACGATCTCGACGTCGACGCCGCGGTCGAGGCGCGAGTCGAACTGCTTGCCGGTTCGGCCCCGGACGAGGCGGTGTACGTCGACAACCTGCGCCGCCGCCGCGACCTCGCGGTGCTGGTGCTGCTCGATGTCTCCGGGTCGGCGGGGGAGCCGGGCACGGTCAGCGGCAACGTGCACGAACAACAGCGCGCAGCGGCGGCCGCGCTCGTCGTCGCGCTGCACGAACTCGGTGACCGGGTGGGGCTCTACGCGTTCCGGTCCCAGGGCCGTGCCAACGTCGATCTCATTCCGGTCAAACGGTTCGACGACCGGCTCGACGTCGCGGTGATGCGCCGACTGGCCGCACTGCGGCCCGGGGCCTATTCGCGGCTGGGCGCGGCCATCCGCCACGGCACGGCGGTGATGACCGAGCAGGCCGGAACCTCCCGGCGGCTGTTGGTGGTCCTGTCCGACGGGCTGGCCTACGACCACGACTACGAGCGGAGCTACGGCGCCGCGGACGCGCGCCGGGCGCTGGCCGAGGCGCGCCGCCGGGGCATCGGATGTCTGTGCCTGACCATCGGTGCCGCCACCGACTCCGGTGAACTGCGCAGGGTGTTCGGCAGTGCCGCACACGCGTCGATCCCCAAACCGACACGGCTCGGCGACGTGATCGGGCCGCTGTTCAAGGCGGCGTTGCGCAGTGCCGACCTGCGCCGCCGGGTGGCCTGAGCCTCGACCGTACCGACCCGGAAAACCGAATACCTGGTCCACCTCGCCGCACCTGCGGCGCGTGACGTGAGGAGAGTGAACAATGTCGGTGCAGCCGCCGCGCCCGTTCTACGTGCCCGTAGGCAACGAGGAACAGGTGTTCAAAGCCGCCTACCGGCAGGGATTGTCGATCGTCCTCAAGGGCCCGACCGGCTGCGGCAAGACCCGGTTCGTCGAGGCGATGGCGCACGATCTGGGCCGCCCGCTGATCACCGTGTCGTGTCACGACGACCTGACCACCGCGGACCTGGTGGGCCGATTCCTGTTGCGCGGTGGCGAGACCGAATGGGTGGACGGGCCGCTGACCCGCGCGGTGCGCGAAGGCGCGATCTGCTACCTCGACGAGGTCGTCGAGGCGCGCCAGGACACCACGGTGGTGTTGCACCCGCTCGCCGACCACCGCCGCCAGCTGCCGATCGAGCGGCTCGGCATCACGCTGGACGCGGCGCCGGGGTTCTGCCTCGTGGTGTCCTACAACCCCGGCTATCAGAGCGTGCTCAAGGACCTCAAGGACTCCACCCGCCAGCGCATGGTGGCCATCGAATTCGGTTTCCCCACCCCGGACGTGGAGGAGAAGATCGTGGCCACCGAGGCCGGCATCGGTCCCGACCGGGCGGCGGAGCTGGTCCGGCTGGGCCAGGCGATCCGCCGGCTGGAGACCGGGGGTCTGCGGGAGGTGGCGTCGACGCGGGTGCTGATCGCCGCGGGGCGGCTCATCGCCGAGGGGTTGAGTCCCCGTGATGCGGCCCGCGCCGCGATCGCCGGGCCGCTGACCGACGACTCGACGGTGACGCGCGGCCTGATCGAGATGATCGACGCGTACCTGTCCGGCTCGGACGATTGACGGTGCCAGACCGCCTCGCTAGGGTCTGAACAAATATTAGGTTTCATCTTCCGGTCCGATTCGGTCGGCGCAGCTCCCGCCAACGGAGGTGGCATGTCGTACGAAAGCACCGCAGAGCCGATCAAGATCGGCTATCTGATGGACTTCAAACTCCCGGAGCTGTATCCGCGGGAGATGAAGGAGGATCTGTCCAACCCGTTCGAGTTGGTCTTCGGCGAGGCCGTGGAGCAGGGGCTGATCGACCGGCCGATCCAGATCGTCTACCGCGAGGTGGAAGGTCTGCCGAAGGGGTCGGTCAAGGCGGTGATCGACGCCTACGCCGAACTCGTCGACGAGGGCTGTCTGGCGGTGTTCGGACCGCACATCACCGACAACTGCGTGCCGACCCGAGAGGCCATCGAGGAACGTTTCCGGGTGCCGGCGCTGTCGGTGACCGGCAGCGACGACTGGCTGGGCGAGTGGACCTTCGCCTTCCCGCAGGGCTCGTTGACCGACGAACCGATCTTCTGGGCCGATCTGCTGGCCAAGGGCGGCCACACCGAGGTCGGTGTGCTCGCCGAACAGTCGCTGATCGGCGAGACCTACCTGCGGAACTTCCAGAAAGCATGTCGCCGCAAGGGGATTCGCATTGTCGCGGAGGCCGCGATCGCGCAGACCGCCCAGGACGTCACCACCGCGGTGCGCACCCTGCATGAGGCCAAGGCGCAGGCGATCGTGCACTGCGGTTTCGGGTTCGGCATCGTGTTCGTCAACCCGGCGCTGGAGGAGCTCAACTGGGACCCGCCGCGATTCACCAGTACCGCGTTTCAGAACGCCTGGATCAACCCGATCATGTGGAACGCGTTCATGGGCTGGGTCGGCATCGATCAGTACGACGAACACAACCAGGTCGGTCAGCGATTCCTGGACAAGTACCAGCAGAGGTTCGGGCGCCGACCGCAGTACTGCGTGCCGGTGGTCAACCGCGATGTGGCCACCGCGCTGCTGTGGGCGTGCATGGACGCCCATCCGCTCAGCCCGCGCGGTATCAAGGAGGCGTTGGAGCGGGTGAAGATGATGCCCGCCGCGGCGGGCGCACCCGGAACCCGGGTGTCGTTCGGCAACTGGACCCGTCGCGCCTGGATGGGCGCCGGCTATCTGGTCGCGCGTCGCCTCGATCCCGACGGCGTCAACTCTCATCTGGTCGACCGTTTCGGTGAGGAGTGAGCAGTGACGACGGAGAAAGCGAGACTCGAGGCCCCGACTCCCGTCGCCGCCACAGCGGGTCGGCCGTCGTGGATCGGGCCGGCACTGGGTGCGCTGGCCCTCATCGCGGTCGGGATCTTCTTCGCGGTCAACGCCCGTAAGGGGCTGACCTCGCAGCGGGTGGCCAATCCGGACGTCGAGGGCGCGCCGCGGCCGGTGGAGCCGCTGTTCGGTTTCCACCACTGGCTTGTCGTCCTCGAGGTGTTCACCGTCGTCACCATGGCGATCATCGTCACGTTGTGGGTGGTGAACTACCGGCGCAATCCGCACAATCCGACGCTGCTGATGGCGATCGTGACCACCCTGATCGTCTGGCAGGACCCGATCATGAACTGGTCGCCGTTCGCGGTGTA
The window above is part of the Mycolicibacterium hassiacum DSM 44199 genome. Proteins encoded here:
- a CDS encoding TetR/AcrR family transcriptional regulator, translated to MGRRPVTPKQAGRAFDDGTRRTEILQTAALLIATSGLRTSLQEIADAAGILPGSLYHHFESKEAILIELLRLYHEDLDRIAAQALDRLDEPTSQSAFDRIVDLGSAIGQCAVTHRAALQMSFYEAPTSNPELAELAQRRPTAILEAMVQTLRAARWSGYLRADVDLPVLADRIVQTMLQVGLDVIRHTAGADKAATLLCRILLEGLASAPPADEELDRSAAFRAADEAVRSWTDDSAADPGDKAAYVRAVARAEFGRKGYEVTTIRDIAAAAGLGTGTVYRLIGSKDQLLASIMQSFGEKIALGWTNVLRSDSSPVEKLDAISWVHTNALDRFGDEFRIQLAWMRQSPPDTPNPGWLFAKRVRQIRTLLGEGIKSGAIRIDSPSNELLARCVIGVSWFPENLVHQLGTRRSLIFVRDTLLRGVINRDS
- a CDS encoding cytochrome P450, with amino-acid sequence MTEQLDESVKEAQARFDAGMGAVGDASPYPLLKELRAKAPVRPGWPEMGIWENPDDGPRMFTAYSFDAVKAVFTDNKTFSTRCYEAIVRPLQGPTILEMQEPEHQVYRRLHEYAFARSSMSRWEAELVRPLVQRTVRRLREAKSADLVEQVFMPIPVRVIAALLGLPESDISEFHRLAIDLLGFHADMDTAMAASAKLKEYFRTIVDDRRRNPRDDMVSRLAHAEIDGVRMTDEQVIGFMRNLLPAGAETTARSTASLAFGLLTHTDQLAAVIADRELLPQAIEEGIRWETPLLNFMRETTRDIEFYGHHIPAGSTVSVNLGSANHDETRWNDPDRFDIFRERKPHIGFGHGAHVCLGMHLARMESTVIFNTLFDELPGLRLDSDAPAPCIAGMYFRSPPHLKVVWD
- a CDS encoding nitric oxide reductase activation protein NorD, coding for MHNATAGDRDDGPHPLVLLASALAGREVAIVAGPPGEPAWTDGSRIYLDAAQDATAQLAAVAVQASLLAAGSLEPPIVRQLLRRPGLARRYLSLEGRRALRANDDLLPWSVRPLADADTPAELSDLLARLDSPADALDAAVSRAIPDPPASFGAIRARQLLSRHAAAAGADARQVHTPRREARKELEELDDAAGGEDVPDPFTSPVGGGGFAGKWLQRMMTRIRRLGDGGTPGADTPTHRTRRGTRGAGAVTSVTSGPAGIADDRESAGRGRKYPEWDAHRSRYRPDWCTVHEIEPPADDAKPLPRPDVHSLRRPLTRLGIGLDRCHRQTQGDDLDVDAAVEARVELLAGSAPDEAVYVDNLRRRRDLAVLVLLDVSGSAGEPGTVSGNVHEQQRAAAAALVVALHELGDRVGLYAFRSQGRANVDLIPVKRFDDRLDVAVMRRLAALRPGAYSRLGAAIRHGTAVMTEQAGTSRRLLVVLSDGLAYDHDYERSYGAADARRALAEARRRGIGCLCLTIGAATDSGELRRVFGSAAHASIPKPTRLGDVIGPLFKAALRSADLRRRVA
- a CDS encoding CbbQ/NirQ/NorQ/GpvN family protein, with the translated sequence MSVQPPRPFYVPVGNEEQVFKAAYRQGLSIVLKGPTGCGKTRFVEAMAHDLGRPLITVSCHDDLTTADLVGRFLLRGGETEWVDGPLTRAVREGAICYLDEVVEARQDTTVVLHPLADHRRQLPIERLGITLDAAPGFCLVVSYNPGYQSVLKDLKDSTRQRMVAIEFGFPTPDVEEKIVATEAGIGPDRAAELVRLGQAIRRLETGGLREVASTRVLIAAGRLIAEGLSPRDAARAAIAGPLTDDSTVTRGLIEMIDAYLSGSDD
- a CDS encoding ABC transporter substrate-binding protein; the encoded protein is MSYESTAEPIKIGYLMDFKLPELYPREMKEDLSNPFELVFGEAVEQGLIDRPIQIVYREVEGLPKGSVKAVIDAYAELVDEGCLAVFGPHITDNCVPTREAIEERFRVPALSVTGSDDWLGEWTFAFPQGSLTDEPIFWADLLAKGGHTEVGVLAEQSLIGETYLRNFQKACRRKGIRIVAEAAIAQTAQDVTTAVRTLHEAKAQAIVHCGFGFGIVFVNPALEELNWDPPRFTSTAFQNAWINPIMWNAFMGWVGIDQYDEHNQVGQRFLDKYQQRFGRRPQYCVPVVNRDVATALLWACMDAHPLSPRGIKEALERVKMMPAAAGAPGTRVSFGNWTRRAWMGAGYLVARRLDPDGVNSHLVDRFGEE